The genomic segment TGGTCTTGCCCGGTCTGCTCCCGCCGTTTACGCAGACCAAAGCTTGGGCTTCAACCACACGCTTGATGGCTGACCCCTTGCTTCCGAAAATCAGCAAAGCGACGATGGTGAAAAAATTATTGACCGTCGAAGGGGAAAATTTTGTTGAAGGGACAAGTTTGTTGGTCAATGGCGTGAAGGTGAAAAGTTACCTTGATGAGATGACGCCGACGACGAAGTTAAAAGTCAACAAAGCGAACAAGCGATTACCGATAGATGAAATCGTTAAGTTGCAAGCGCGCAATCCTGATGGCCAAGTGTCAGGGGAATTCGCCTTTTTCACCGGTTTGACTTTCAGCACCCAGAACACGATTAATGGGCTTTCGGCTTATGTGCAAGCAGGAAGAAAATTTTTGCTTCGGTTTCAGGATGAAGGTATTTACTGGGGAATCTACTTGGGACCAGGATACCACTACCCTTTAGTCGAATTTTTGACCGAGGTAGATAATGTTATCCCCTCTTCTCAAGGGCTTTACCTTGCAAGGCAACCGGGATACGCGCCGTTCTGGATGGAAGCCTCTCCGGTTGGGCAAGCACATTACCTATACCTTGTAAATCTTAATGTTGTTGAATAGGCATTAGGTAGAAAAACGATTTCACACGATAAACTCAAATTTTCAAAAGCAACTTAGCTTCACTCCCAAGTCATTAAGCATACCTCAATTTAATTACGATTGAGCACGGCTGAATTTTGTACTAACCCAAGCTGTACCTTGCAGAGGTTGAACAATGAAAAAAAGATTATCTCCTGCTCTGATGTTGCTTCCGGTTTTGTTGTTAATCGTTTTCAGCAACTTACTACACCCAACTTCAAAAAGAACCTTGTCAGTACCAGGCAACGAAGCTTTCGATTCGGCTGAGGAAGCGACGCAATAACGAGGTCAAGTGTTAAGGCAAAATTAAATTCAATCACTTCCACATTGAACCGTTGAAATTTCAGGACAAGTGCAACCAGGCTGATTGAAGATAATTTTGCCTTAGCGGTTAATTATCGGTCTGAAAATTAAAGGTCAACGTACCGCTCACTTTAACCGGTTCGCCTCGAAGCGTCGCCGGATTGAAGCGCCATTGACGCGCTGCATCAACCGCCGCATCTCTTAACATTGGATGACCGGATGTGGCTCGCGCGCTGATGACCTCGCCCTGTTCATCAATGGTGACTTCAACCGAAACCGTGCCGGTTATTTTCGCAGACTTCGCGGTTTCCGGGTACACAGGATTGACGCGATGAATGACCGCGCCTTGCAAGACGCCGCCGGATTTGCGAACCCCATCGGGCGGCGCAGGCGGCAGCGGCGGCAGCGTTGGTTCGGGCGGCGCTTCGGTTGTTGGTGGCGCAGGGGGCGCGGGTTTAGCAAGCGGTGCAGGTGGCGGTGGTGGCGGAGGCGGAGGCGGTGGAACTTTGCCCCATACCTCACCATCACTAAATATCACGCCGACAACGCTCGCCGTAATATCCGTCGGCTCTGCTGTCAGATTGACGAACCGACCGGGACTAAAGGTGTAAGCGCCGTAAGGGTCAACCATCTGCTTGCGACTCTCGAAATACATTCGCTCTTCGTCGTCTTTGGTTTTGAGGACAACCGCGATGCCTCGGATGGCGCGATTGCTGTTGCTGAGTAACTTGAGACTGAATCGCACGGCATAGGTGGTATCGGATTGCACCCAGTTGCCATTCTGTTTGGTGTAGACTCCGAAATTACGAACTGCCTTGATGGATGCCTGCGTGATGGCAAGCGGCGTATCGTTTTTATTGGCAAATTGCAGATTCATTTCCGGCGCTTTATCGAGTTCAGCCATTAAATCTTTAACCCGTTGCGCATTGTCATTTTGTGATAAAGTCTCGATGCCACCTGCGATACCGCCTACGACAGCGCCGCTGACGCCGCCTTCAACGCCACCCGCAACGCCACCACTGATGCCGCCTTCAACCCCACCCGGAATGCCGCCGCTGACCCCATTTTTAATTTGCGATGCGGAATGATCGCGGCTGAAAACGCCTGCGGCGATGGAAAAAATCACCAGCGTAGTTGCCACCATGCCGACGATGGCGCGATGTGACAACGCCAATTTGGTTTTTACTTCGTGTGCCATAATTTTTTCTATTCTCCTTTTGAGGTCTGAACCCGAAGCTGCCGAAACCCCGGCAACTCGCAGCCCCAGACAAAATTGCAAAACTTTGAGTAAACTGGCGGCATAAATGCCATGTGCGCCGCCAAGTTCAATCACCGTTTCATCACAGGCGCTCTCACGTTCGGCAAGCAAACGCTTGTCGATGTACCAGACAAGTGGGTGGAACCAGAACAGACAACCGATAAACATTTGCAGGTTGCTCAATAGGTTGTCGTGACGCGATAAATGAACCAGTTCATGCATCATCACCGCATCCAACTCTTCCTGATTCAAGGTCTCCGATAAGGTTTCAGGTAAAACGATGGTTGGACGAAAGACGCCCCAGATGCCCGGCTCAAAAACCTTTGCTGAAATGATTAAGCGAATTTCGCGGTTAATCAGCAACCAGGATTTGACGCGCTTGAGCGAATCCCATTCCCGTCCCTCGGTTTGCGGATTTCCGACTTTTACAGCGCGCGAAAAATTTCTCCGTTGCCCGACCCAATACCCTGTCAAAGCGAGAAACCCCATCAACCAGAGGATTGAAAGGAGACAGTAAACCTCTCCATGACCCGTGGCGGCAGATGCGGAATCGACGACTTCATAAACACCATAGGTGACGGGCGCTGCCACCTGCGAAATTAAACTGGGTTCGGTTGATGGATTGGCGAAAAAATCGGGCAAGCCGAGGCGCTGTAGTAGCGAAAATAAAAATGCCGCAGGAAGCGCGAATTTTGCCAGACTCAAAATCAATATCGCGTAACGGGCGCGCGCCGGACTCCCTTTCAACAGGTAGATTGCCGCGCAAGCAAGTAGAGCGAAAAGCGTCGATTGCCATAAATGATTGGCAATTAGCGACCAAAATGAAACGGACGATTCGGCGAGCCATTGGTGAAAGGTCATCGCTCACAAACTCCTTTCGACAAGATTACGACCGGCGATGTTTGGAATCTTTAGGCGCTTTGGATTTTTCAACTGCTTCGCGAGGTTTCTCGGCAATGAGATTTTCAATTTCGCGAATATCTTCGAGGCTGAGTTTTCCTGCCTCTGCCAGGTGCGCCATCAAGGGGCGCGCTGACCCCCCGAAAAAATCAAGCAGGTCATTGACCAGTCTTTGATAAGCCGATTGTTTGGAAACCACCGGTTCAAAAATGTGGGCGTTGCCGATTTTCTTGACCCGACGCACCGCGCCTTTTTCTTCCAGGCGGTAGATAATCGTCTGCACCGTGGTATAGGCAGGACGCTTCTTGGGCGGCAATAACTCTTGAATTTCGCGAACCGAGCCGCTGCCGAGTTCCCAGAGCGCATCCATGATTTCAATCTCAAATTTCGATAGCTTAATGGGCTTTTCTCTTGCCAACGATGTTCTCCCTAAATGAATTTACTACGGCTGAGGTTGAATCTACTACAAATGTCGTAAATTGGTCAACGAAATTTTTAACAAGCGGGAATTTTGCTGATTGGTTGACAGCCGCCCTGTGGTTCCGTAACATCTTTACTTCGACAAACGGGGCTGTAGCTCAGTTGGCAGAGCGCGTGGCTCGCATTCACGAGGCCAGGGGTTCGAATCCCCTCAGCTCCATTGTAATTTTCAGTTTGCGAGAGGTCATCCGGTCTCTCGCTTTTTTATTTTTCCTGACCACTGGGAAGCGGATAGGTCACCTTATTAATTTTTCCCCATAAGTAATCATAAACGACTTCTTCCATTCGCTCTTTTAACTCGAAATTAAATGTTTTGGTCTGTCCGGCAAAATGTCGTTCAAAGCTTGAAAGTGAGAAGCGGTAAGCTCCAGAGCGGCTGATGCTTTGAATATCACCCCACTGCCAGTAGCGTGACTTTTCCGCCTTATCGGTTGATTGATAGACCACCTGATCCGAATAAATCTTCAAGAAACCTTCACAGCCGCCAAAGGTATGCAGGTGTTTTACAGCAAGTTCATACTTCGGCGGTTCAGCAGTTTCTGGAATGACACTGGTTGCAACAGGATAATCGGTCTTCTTTACAAAGAGTGTGCTGATTTCCGGTGTGATTTGTCCGTCAAGGAGTTTGAATTTGAAAATCCGATCACGTCCGAGCAGGCGTTTTTGGTCTTCATAACTGGTAATCTCCAATTTTGTGGGCGAGACCACTTTAATCTGACGAATCGCCTGGTATTGCCAGACGCGAGCGTCTTCTTTATGTGGCGTTTGGTATTCGATCTTATCCGCCGTGATCAGAAGTTTGCCCCGACAATCCCACAGGGTGTGTTCGTGCTCAACGGAAAACTCAAAACTTTGCGCCTGCGCGATCATTGGCACCGACAAGATGAATAAGATCATTGCAAACAAAACTCTTTTCATATTTCCTCCCGTGTGAGTAACCGGCCAGTTGTGATTTTCGGTTGCTCATTTTTCGGTGGCTCGTAATGCCGCCGAATAACTTTAAAAACCTCAAGCGCCACAAGCGGGATTGCGCCAATGGCTAATAAAACGAAGCATTCTGTCCATGACACCTCAGTGTTTTTGAAAAACCGGCAAAGGGTTTGGTTATGGTGCGTCGCGAGTTGAAAAGCAATCGCTAAACCAGCTACCCAGGCAAGTTTTAGATTCGAGAAGATGCCGACCATCCAGAGAGATTTCGTTTCGCTGCGGCAGCCAAAAGATCGTAGAATCTCAGCATAAACCAAGGTCGCAAAAGTGTGCGTTCTGGCCATCTCTAAATTCTCATAGGTTAATCCATATAGGTACACGGCAAACGTTACACCCGCCGTAAGCATTCCAGTGACGGTCATAGTTATAAAAAAGTTTCGATCCGTAAACGATTCGCTGCTCCGGCGAGGGGGGCGTTGCATGACTTCGGGGTCAATCGGGTCCATAGCCAGAGCCAGTGCAGGCAGCCCATCGGTCACCATATTGATCCATAAAAGGTGAATTGGCAGCAGGGGTATTGGCAAGCCTATTAACACGCTGACGGTCATTAAAAGCAGTTCGCCGAAGTTTCCAGCGAGCAAGTATTGAAGCGTCTTCTTAATATTATCGTAAACGCCTCGTCCCTCTTCGACAGCAGCGGCGATAGAGGCGAAGTTGTCATCGGTGATGATCATATCCGACGACTCTTTGGTCACCTCTGTACCGGTCTTGCCCATTGCAATACCGATGTCTGCCCCTTTGATTGCTGGCGCATCATTGACGCCGTCGCCGGTCATGGCAATGACTGCCCCTTGTGCCCGCCATGCCCGAACAATTTGCAGTTTGTGGGCGGCGCTCACACGGGCATAAACTAGGGTTTGAGAAACCCGCTCCTGTAATTCAATGTCTGATAGTTGATCGAGATCGCTGCCGTTGAGCGCCTGGTCATCATCCTTTGCAATACCCAATTCACGCGCCACTGCCAACGCCGTGCGGGGATGATCACCGGTAATCATTACGACGCGGATACCGGCGCTGCGGCAACGCTTCACGGCATCTTTAACTTCCGCGCGCGGTGGGTCATACATTCCTGCAAGCCCTACGAAGATGAGTTCGCGCTCGATGTCATCGGCTTCTGCTTGATAGATCTCGGCTGAATCAACAATCCGATAAGCCGCAGCCAGAACCCTGAGCGCGCCTTGAGCCATCGCAGCGATCTGAGCCATTACGAATTGACGGTCTATCTCGCTAATCGGTCGAAGACCGTCAGCGCCAAGAATATGTGTGCAGCGCTCCAATAAAATATCGGGCGCGCCTTTGACCATTGCCTGCATACTTCCATCTGCCATTCTGCGCACCACGGACATGCATTTCCGGTCGGCATCAAAAGGAAATTCCCGAACTTTCGGATGGCGATTTTGAATATCACTTTGAAGCACGCCAATCTTCATCCCGGTTGTCAAAAGGGCACCTTCCGTTGGATCACCAATGACGCTCCATCTCTCTCCCTCTTGTAAAAGATGGGCATCATTGCAACCTACCAAAATCATAAACAACTGATGAGCGATGTCGGATTGTTTCTCATTTAAACCAATGCCATCGGCTAAAACCTCGCCTGATGGCGTGTAGCCTTCTCCAGTTACGGAAAATCGTCGTTCGGCAACAAGCAATTCGCGCACGGTCATTTCGCCAACCGTGAGCGTACCGGTCTTATCCGTGCAGATGACATTCGTAGAACCCAGCGTTTCGACAGCGGGAAGTTTACGAATCAGGGCACGCCGTCGCGCCATTCGTTGAACTCCGAGCGCCAGCGCCACCGTGACGATAGCCGGCAATCCTTCGGGCACGGCAGCAACGGCGAGGCTTACTGAAGTAAGAAACAAGTCAAACAACGGTATGCCTCGCAAAAACCCTAAAATGAAAATTCCCCCAACGATAACCAGCGATGCCCATACCAGCATTCGCCCGACCCGTTCGAGCCGTTTCTTCAAGGGTGTACCTTCGTCAAGCGCAGCTTCTTCTAATAACCTGGCAATCCGGCCAAACTCGGTCTCCATTCCTGTAGCAATCACAATAGCTACCCCAGTGCCTGCGGCAATGCTGGTTCCCATATAAACCATGTTCATGCGGTTTCCGATGGGTAAATCTTTCTGATTGAGGGTGACAGCCCCTTTGTTGACGGTCTCCGATTCGCCGGTTAAAGCGGCTTCCATGCTTTTGAGCGATGCGGCATGCAGTAAACGACCATCCGCCGGAACCAAGTCACCGGCTTCGAGTTCGATGATGTCGCCGGGAACAATTTCAATGGCAGGAAGCACGACAACGCGCCCGTCGCGTCGAACTTTAGCGCGTGGCGCAGTCAGTTTTTTCAGGGCGACCAAGGCGCGTTCGGCGTTATATTCCTGATAGAAACCAATGAGCGCGTTGAGAATGACAATCGCTAGAATCGCCAGACAATCAATCCATTCACCGAGCAACCCTGAGATAACCCCCGCGCCGATTAATAGCCAGATGACCAGACTGTTGAACTGATTGACTAGGATGGCAAGCGGGTGAATCGCCGCCGCTTCACGCAAGGCATTTGCCCCATACTGATCAAACCGACGCGCCGCTTCCTCAGTTGAAAGACCTTCGACAGTTGCCTGCATCCCTTCAAGCGATTTTTCTGATGACAAGGTGTGCCAGGCAAACGATAATTCGTTGCTCAACCCAGTTTGCTCCAACTTATCCTTCACTTTTATCATTTGCAACTTCCTTCAGGGCAGCGTGAGGCAACACCTTGCGGATGACATGGACAGACATAACTGTCAGACTGGTAACGCCGCAATAAAAGTTCAATCAAATGATCCGGGTTGGCATCATAGATAACTTCCGCACCGGTCTTTTTGCCTAAAGCCGCTTCTAATGCCGGCAACGTACTGGTAATGCCCCCCGTGCCGCTCAGTACACCAATTAACTTGCCCTCTTCATAGGCTATTGAAAATTCCCCGAGCGTGCCTGACCTTCCTCCGACTACGAGCACGATGTCGCAACTGCGGATATTGATTAACTCGCGACCCATCAGACCCAACCCGGTAAAAATCAAAACATCATACTCTTGATACGGAGAGTCGAAGGTTTCAATATGTTCTTTAAGACTAACTGCGGGAGAAATGCCAACCACATGACCGCCGACTTCCTTTGCTCCAAGCACTGCTTCGTGCGGTAAACCGGGGCAGGCTCCGGTTAATAAACAGCAACCACTCTCTGCTATAGCGCGTCCAAGCTTTCGACACCGTTCCAAACAGGAGGGAGCGAAGTCACCACCCGCTGATCCCATTACACCAAATCTGATCTGCGCTCCGCTGAATCGATCACGCGCCATCAGGCTTCTGGTTTTACTTGCTTCTACTGTTTGAAATTGCATGATTGCCTCTTTTCTTAAACCGCCACTGCTCACTTCAATGCTTGAGACCGGGTGAGGTGGTTATAGAGCCAGGCGGTAGCACCCGCGACACTAGCGGTTCCAAGTGTCCAGCCCGCCAAGCCGCCGAAGAAGTTGCCCCAAGTTAGTGACCGTACAATGCCACTTAAATCTGCGTGAATAAGATGCCCGGCTATCGCGGTCGTCTCTTTCGGCGCGATGGCGACAAAGAAAGCACATACAACAAACAGAGTTGCCGCAATCAGTGCCGAGGCAATAGCAAAAGCGCGTATATCAAGTTTCATCATGATTCTCCTTTCATCGTTGTTTTACATCGAGTCTTGCTGGCTCACGTATGGAAGCGGTCAGCGTGCGCCGACTATGAAAAAAACACGCCTCACAACCTTCCACCAGTTATTGTTATTCCATTCCGG from the Acidobacteriota bacterium genome contains:
- a CDS encoding M56 family metallopeptidase — protein: MTFHQWLAESSVSFWSLIANHLWQSTLFALLACAAIYLLKGSPARARYAILILSLAKFALPAAFLFSLLQRLGLPDFFANPSTEPSLISQVAAPVTYGVYEVVDSASAATGHGEVYCLLSILWLMGFLALTGYWVGQRRNFSRAVKVGNPQTEGREWDSLKRVKSWLLINREIRLIISAKVFEPGIWGVFRPTIVLPETLSETLNQEELDAVMMHELVHLSRHDNLLSNLQMFIGCLFWFHPLVWYIDKRLLAERESACDETVIELGGAHGIYAASLLKVLQFCLGLRVAGVSAASGSDLKRRIEKIMAHEVKTKLALSHRAIVGMVATTLVIFSIAAGVFSRDHSASQIKNGVSGGIPGGVEGGISGGVAGGVEGGVSGAVVGGIAGGIETLSQNDNAQRVKDLMAELDKAPEMNLQFANKNDTPLAITQASIKAVRNFGVYTKQNGNWVQSDTTYAVRFSLKLLSNSNRAIRGIAVVLKTKDDEERMYFESRKQMVDPYGAYTFSPGRFVNLTAEPTDITASVVGVIFSDGEVWGKVPPPPPPPPPPPAPLAKPAPPAPPTTEAPPEPTLPPLPPAPPDGVRKSGGVLQGAVIHRVNPVYPETAKSAKITGTVSVEVTIDEQGEVISARATSGHPMLRDAAVDAARQWRFNPATLRGEPVKVSGTLTFNFQTDN
- a CDS encoding BlaI/MecI/CopY family transcriptional regulator produces the protein MAREKPIKLSKFEIEIMDALWELGSGSVREIQELLPPKKRPAYTTVQTIIYRLEEKGAVRRVKKIGNAHIFEPVVSKQSAYQRLVNDLLDFFGGSARPLMAHLAEAGKLSLEDIREIENLIAEKPREAVEKSKAPKDSKHRRS
- a CDS encoding cation-translocating P-type ATPase; the protein is MSNELSFAWHTLSSEKSLEGMQATVEGLSTEEAARRFDQYGANALREAAAIHPLAILVNQFNSLVIWLLIGAGVISGLLGEWIDCLAILAIVILNALIGFYQEYNAERALVALKKLTAPRAKVRRDGRVVVLPAIEIVPGDIIELEAGDLVPADGRLLHAASLKSMEAALTGESETVNKGAVTLNQKDLPIGNRMNMVYMGTSIAAGTGVAIVIATGMETEFGRIARLLEEAALDEGTPLKKRLERVGRMLVWASLVIVGGIFILGFLRGIPLFDLFLTSVSLAVAAVPEGLPAIVTVALALGVQRMARRRALIRKLPAVETLGSTNVICTDKTGTLTVGEMTVRELLVAERRFSVTGEGYTPSGEVLADGIGLNEKQSDIAHQLFMILVGCNDAHLLQEGERWSVIGDPTEGALLTTGMKIGVLQSDIQNRHPKVREFPFDADRKCMSVVRRMADGSMQAMVKGAPDILLERCTHILGADGLRPISEIDRQFVMAQIAAMAQGALRVLAAAYRIVDSAEIYQAEADDIERELIFVGLAGMYDPPRAEVKDAVKRCRSAGIRVVMITGDHPRTALAVARELGIAKDDDQALNGSDLDQLSDIELQERVSQTLVYARVSAAHKLQIVRAWRAQGAVIAMTGDGVNDAPAIKGADIGIAMGKTGTEVTKESSDMIITDDNFASIAAAVEEGRGVYDNIKKTLQYLLAGNFGELLLMTVSVLIGLPIPLLPIHLLWINMVTDGLPALALAMDPIDPEVMQRPPRRSSESFTDRNFFITMTVTGMLTAGVTFAVYLYGLTYENLEMARTHTFATLVYAEILRSFGCRSETKSLWMVGIFSNLKLAWVAGLAIAFQLATHHNQTLCRFFKNTEVSWTECFVLLAIGAIPLVALEVFKVIRRHYEPPKNEQPKITTGRLLTREEI
- a CDS encoding DUF5676 family membrane protein, translated to MMKLDIRAFAIASALIAATLFVVCAFFVAIAPKETTAIAGHLIHADLSGIVRSLTWGNFFGGLAGWTLGTASVAGATAWLYNHLTRSQALK